The Streptomyces seoulensis genome contains a region encoding:
- a CDS encoding prolyl oligopeptidase family serine peptidase has translation MGEEMRVQPYGSWPSPVDAALAAAHDGHPEWVGFVGDEVWWTEPRPAEGGRRALVRRTADGAEEPVLPQPWNVRNRVHEYGGHPWAAASGADRPLVVFTHFADQRLYRYEPGGGDPVPLTPLSPTGGGLRWAEPELDLERGEVRCVLEEFTGEGSGDVRRVLAAVPLDGSAADDRSAVRELTGERHRFVTGARVSPDGRQAAWLAWDHPRMPWDGTELLVADIGDDGRFRDVRTVAGGDDEAIAQVEWAPDGRLLYASDRGGWWNLYRDGVPLCPRQEEFGGPLWKLGQRWFVPLADGLLAVLHGRGAAVLGILDPETGEIADAAGPWTEFASSLAAHGSRVAAIGASPRTGYEVIELDTGTGRARVIGARHRDPVDPAYYPEPEVRTFTGPGSREVHAHVYPPRHPEIAGPEGELPPYVIWAHGGPTSRVPLVLDLEIAAFTSRGIGVAEVDYGGSTGYGREYRERLRHQWGVVDVEDCAAVALALAEEGTADRDRLAIRGGSAGGWTTAASLTSTDVYACGTISYPILDLATWGPGRTHDFESRYLESLVGPVAEVPERYAERSPTTNADRLKAPFLLLQGLDDVICPPEQCEHFLDRVAGRGVPHAYLTFAGEGHGFRRADTMVRALEAELSLYAQVFGLDLPGVPELELGT, from the coding sequence ATGGGGGAAGAGATGCGGGTCCAGCCGTACGGTTCCTGGCCGTCGCCCGTCGACGCGGCCCTCGCCGCCGCGCACGACGGACACCCCGAGTGGGTGGGGTTCGTCGGGGACGAGGTCTGGTGGACCGAGCCCCGGCCCGCCGAGGGCGGCCGCCGGGCCCTGGTGCGCCGCACGGCCGACGGCGCCGAGGAGCCGGTGTTGCCGCAGCCGTGGAACGTGCGCAACCGGGTCCACGAGTACGGCGGCCACCCCTGGGCCGCCGCCTCCGGTGCGGACCGTCCGCTGGTCGTCTTCACCCACTTCGCCGACCAGCGGCTCTACCGCTACGAGCCCGGCGGGGGCGACCCGGTCCCGCTGACCCCGCTCTCCCCGACGGGCGGCGGACTGCGCTGGGCCGAGCCGGAGTTGGATCTCGAACGCGGCGAAGTCCGGTGTGTGCTGGAGGAGTTCACCGGCGAGGGCAGCGGTGACGTACGGCGCGTGCTCGCCGCCGTACCGCTGGACGGCTCGGCCGCCGACGACCGGTCGGCCGTACGCGAACTCACCGGCGAGCGCCACCGGTTCGTCACCGGCGCGCGCGTGTCCCCGGACGGTCGCCAGGCCGCGTGGCTGGCCTGGGACCACCCGCGCATGCCCTGGGACGGCACCGAACTCCTCGTCGCGGACATCGGCGACGACGGCCGCTTCCGGGACGTGCGCACGGTCGCCGGAGGGGACGACGAGGCCATCGCCCAGGTGGAATGGGCGCCGGACGGGCGGCTGCTGTACGCGAGCGACCGGGGCGGCTGGTGGAACCTCTACCGCGACGGCGTACCGCTGTGCCCGCGCCAGGAGGAGTTCGGCGGCCCGCTGTGGAAGCTCGGCCAGCGCTGGTTCGTCCCCCTGGCGGACGGGCTGCTCGCGGTCCTGCACGGCCGTGGCGCCGCCGTGCTCGGGATACTCGACCCCGAGACCGGTGAGATCGCCGACGCGGCGGGCCCCTGGACCGAGTTCGCGTCCTCCCTCGCCGCCCACGGCAGCCGGGTCGCGGCCATCGGGGCGAGTCCGCGCACCGGGTACGAGGTCATCGAGCTGGACACCGGCACCGGCCGCGCCCGCGTGATCGGTGCGAGGCACCGGGACCCCGTCGACCCCGCGTACTACCCCGAGCCCGAGGTCCGCACCTTCACCGGGCCCGGCAGCCGCGAGGTGCACGCGCACGTCTATCCGCCGCGACACCCTGAAATCGCCGGTCCCGAGGGCGAGTTGCCGCCCTACGTGATCTGGGCGCACGGCGGCCCGACCAGCCGGGTCCCGCTCGTGCTGGACCTCGAGATCGCCGCCTTCACCTCGCGCGGCATCGGCGTCGCCGAGGTCGACTATGGCGGCTCCACCGGGTACGGGCGCGAGTACCGCGAGCGGCTGCGGCACCAGTGGGGCGTGGTCGACGTGGAGGACTGCGCGGCGGTTGCCCTGGCCCTGGCCGAGGAGGGCACGGCCGACCGGGACCGGCTGGCGATCCGGGGCGGCAGCGCGGGCGGCTGGACCACCGCGGCCTCCCTGACCAGCACCGATGTCTACGCCTGCGGCACGATCAGCTACCCGATCCTCGACCTCGCCACCTGGGGCCCCGGCCGCACCCACGACTTCGAGTCCCGCTACCTGGAGTCCCTGGTCGGCCCGGTCGCCGAGGTCCCCGAGCGCTACGCCGAGCGGTCGCCCACCACCAATGCCGACCGGCTGAAAGCCCCCTTCCTGCTCCTCCAGGGGCTGGACGACGTCATCTGCCCGCCCGAGCAGTGCGAGCACTTCCTCGACCGCGTCGCCGGCCGGGGTGTACCGCATGCCTACCTCACCTTCGCCGGCGAGGGCCACGGCTTCCGCCGCGCCGACACCATGGTCCGCGCACTGGAAGCCGAACTGTCCCTGTACGCCCAGGTGTTCGGCCTCGACCTGCCCGGTGTCCCGGAACTGGAGCTCGGCACGTGA
- a CDS encoding GNAT family N-acetyltransferase, whose amino-acid sequence MPHTAPHYLAQGPRVAVRRFRLEDGGEFTARVRESKDLHRPWLVMPDSDEAYAAYARPLIDDAGRAGFLVCEKDTGDIAGFVNINNIVRGGFQCGALGYGAFAHAAGRGLMREGLELVIGYAFGPLGLHRLEINVQPGNTASIALARGAGFRLEGFSPAMLQVDGEWRDHERWALTTEMRDLD is encoded by the coding sequence ATGCCGCACACCGCACCCCACTACCTCGCCCAGGGCCCCCGTGTGGCCGTCCGTCGGTTCCGGCTGGAGGACGGGGGGGAGTTCACCGCGCGGGTCAGGGAGAGCAAGGATCTGCACCGGCCGTGGCTGGTGATGCCCGACAGCGACGAGGCGTACGCCGCCTATGCGCGGCCGCTGATCGATGACGCGGGGCGGGCCGGGTTCCTGGTGTGCGAGAAGGACACCGGGGACATCGCCGGGTTCGTCAACATCAACAACATCGTCCGGGGCGGCTTCCAGTGCGGGGCGCTCGGGTACGGGGCGTTCGCGCACGCGGCCGGGCGGGGGCTGATGCGGGAGGGGCTCGAGCTGGTGATCGGGTACGCCTTCGGGCCGCTCGGGTTGCACCGGCTGGAGATCAACGTGCAGCCCGGCAACACCGCGTCCATCGCGCTCGCGCGCGGCGCCGGGTTCCGGCTGGAGGGGTTCTCGCCCGCCATGCTCCAGGTCGACGGCGAGTGGCGCGACCATGAGCGCTGGGCCCTCACCACGGAGATGCGGGACCTGGACTGA
- a CDS encoding class I SAM-dependent methyltransferase, translating to MNVSDDYRSNWESYWRETSEERGDAIWDSDPSLTAEPHSELLLPHADAGRVIVDLGCGNGTQTRYLATRFARAVGVDLSDAAIDHARRATAGPSAEFEQLDLTDTDAVRDLHGRLGDSNVYMRAVIHQSEPAARPAVATAVAELLGESGRAFVVELTSASRDVLQRAAAGPAGPPPKLRRVFHHDLKPAAAADDEIPRLLTEAGLKILATGETVLPQTEHFPDGTRIDLPARWFVLARE from the coding sequence GTGAACGTTTCCGACGACTACCGCTCCAACTGGGAGAGTTACTGGCGGGAGACCTCCGAGGAGCGGGGGGACGCGATCTGGGACTCCGACCCCTCGCTGACCGCCGAGCCCCACAGCGAACTCCTCCTGCCCCACGCCGACGCCGGCCGCGTCATCGTGGACCTCGGCTGCGGCAACGGCACCCAGACCCGCTACCTCGCCACCCGGTTCGCCCGCGCGGTCGGCGTCGACCTCTCGGACGCCGCGATCGACCACGCCCGCCGTGCCACGGCCGGCCCCTCGGCCGAGTTCGAGCAGCTCGACCTGACCGACACCGACGCCGTACGCGACCTGCACGGCCGCCTCGGGGACAGCAACGTCTACATGCGCGCCGTCATCCACCAGAGCGAACCGGCGGCCCGCCCCGCGGTCGCCACCGCGGTGGCCGAACTCCTCGGTGAGTCGGGCCGTGCCTTCGTCGTCGAACTGACCTCCGCGTCCCGTGACGTCCTCCAGCGCGCGGCCGCGGGCCCCGCCGGGCCGCCGCCGAAGCTGCGCCGCGTCTTCCACCACGACCTCAAGCCCGCCGCCGCCGCGGACGACGAGATCCCCCGCCTCCTGACCGAGGCGGGCCTGAAGATCCTGGCCACCGGTGAGACGGTCCTCCCGCAGACCGAGCACTTCCCGGACGGCACCCGCATAGACCTGCCCGCCCGGTGGTTCGTCCTCGCACGCGAGTGA
- a CDS encoding S66 peptidase family protein, whose translation MKQLLRPARLAPGARVAVVAPSGPVPEARLHAGLDILRGWGLDPVAAPHVLDRHGQFGYLAGTDAARAEDLQRAWCDPGVDAVLCARGGYGAQRMADLLDWEAMRRAGPKVFVGFSDITALHEAFATRLGLVTLHGPMAAGTDFIGSERARDHLHATLFTPEKVQQITTDGKPLVPGRARGVTLGGCLSLLAAELGTPHARPSARGGLLCLEDVGEETYRLDRYLTQLLRSGWLERAHGILLGSWHDCDPYDTLRPMLTDRLAPLGVPVLENAGFGHNPDALTIPFGMAAELDADAGTLLLEEPALR comes from the coding sequence GTGAAGCAACTCCTGCGCCCCGCCCGGCTCGCCCCCGGCGCCCGCGTGGCCGTGGTCGCGCCCAGCGGGCCGGTGCCCGAGGCACGGCTGCACGCGGGCCTCGACATCCTGCGCGGCTGGGGCCTCGACCCGGTCGCCGCACCCCATGTGCTGGACCGGCACGGCCAGTTCGGCTACCTCGCGGGCACCGACGCCGCCCGAGCCGAGGACCTCCAGCGGGCCTGGTGCGACCCCGGAGTCGACGCGGTGCTCTGCGCGCGCGGCGGCTACGGCGCCCAACGGATGGCCGACCTGCTCGACTGGGAGGCCATGCGCCGGGCCGGACCGAAGGTGTTCGTCGGCTTCAGCGACATCACCGCGCTGCACGAGGCGTTCGCCACCCGGCTGGGCCTCGTCACCCTGCACGGCCCGATGGCCGCGGGGACCGACTTCATCGGCAGCGAACGCGCCCGCGACCACCTCCACGCGACCCTCTTCACCCCGGAGAAGGTCCAGCAGATCACCACCGACGGCAAACCCCTCGTCCCCGGCCGCGCCCGAGGCGTCACCCTCGGCGGCTGCCTCTCCCTCCTCGCGGCGGAACTCGGCACCCCGCACGCCCGCCCCTCCGCCCGAGGCGGCCTGCTCTGCCTGGAGGACGTGGGCGAGGAGACCTACCGCCTCGACCGCTACCTCACCCAGCTCCTCCGCTCCGGCTGGCTGGAGCGCGCCCACGGCATCCTGCTCGGCTCCTGGCACGACTGCGACCCGTACGACACCCTCCGCCCCATGCTCACCGACCGCCTGGCCCCCCTGGGCGTCCCGGTCCTCGAGAACGCCGGTTTCGGCCACAACCCGGACGCCCTGACGATCCCCTTCGGCATGGCTGCGGAACTCGACGCGGACGCGGGCACGCTGCTCCTGGAGGAGCCCGCGCTGCGCTGA
- a CDS encoding M55 family metallopeptidase: MKILISADMEGATGVTWPADVLPGTPEWERCRGMFTSDVNAAALGFFDGGADQVLVNEAHWTMRNLLLEDLDERVEMLTGRHKALSMVEGVQQGDVDGIAFVGYHAGAGMEGVLAHTYLANQITGVWLNDVRASEGLLNAHVVAEYGVPVVLVTGDDLACEDALGYAPGALKVAVKDHVSRYAAVCRTPARTAADIRAAAKEAAGLAVRQQPSQQGPFTVAVEFDAEHLAMAVTVVPGVARVGERKVAYTTDTMYEAIRTFKAVTTIASAAVEEQYG; encoded by the coding sequence ATGAAGATCCTCATCAGTGCCGACATGGAAGGCGCCACCGGGGTCACCTGGCCCGCCGATGTGCTGCCGGGGACCCCCGAGTGGGAGCGGTGCCGGGGGATGTTCACCTCCGACGTGAACGCCGCCGCGCTGGGCTTCTTCGACGGCGGGGCCGATCAGGTGCTGGTCAACGAGGCCCACTGGACCATGCGGAACCTGCTGCTGGAGGACCTGGACGAGCGGGTCGAGATGCTCACCGGGCGGCACAAGGCGCTGTCCATGGTGGAGGGCGTCCAGCAGGGCGACGTCGACGGCATCGCGTTCGTCGGCTACCACGCGGGCGCCGGCATGGAGGGCGTCCTCGCCCACACCTACCTCGCCAACCAGATCACCGGGGTCTGGCTGAACGACGTACGCGCCAGCGAGGGTCTGCTGAACGCGCACGTCGTCGCGGAGTACGGGGTGCCCGTGGTGCTGGTCACCGGGGACGACCTGGCCTGCGAGGACGCGCTCGGCTACGCGCCCGGGGCGCTGAAGGTCGCGGTCAAGGACCATGTCTCGCGGTACGCGGCCGTGTGCCGCACCCCGGCGCGCACCGCCGCCGACATCCGGGCCGCGGCCAAGGAGGCGGCCGGGCTGGCCGTACGGCAACAGCCCTCGCAGCAGGGCCCGTTCACCGTCGCCGTGGAGTTCGACGCCGAGCATCTGGCGATGGCCGTCACGGTCGTGCCGGGGGTCGCGCGGGTCGGGGAGCGGAAGGTGGCGTACACCACCGACACGATGTACGAGGCAATTCGCACGTTCAAGGCGGTCACCACGATCGCCTCAGCAGCCGTGGAGGAACAGTATGGCTGA
- a CDS encoding M20/M25/M40 family metallo-hydrolase, with protein MADQRALDEVVEFTSELIRIDTSNRGGGDCRERPAAEYAAERLAGAGLDPLLLERTPGRANVVARVAGTDPSADALLVHGHLDVVPAEAADWSVHPFSGEVRDGVVWGRGAVDMKNMDAMILAVLRGWARQGVRPRRDLVIAFTADEEASAEDGSGFLADRHPELFEGCTEAVGESGAFTFHDGTGREIYPVAAGERGTGWLRLTAGGRAGHGSKVNRENAVTRLAAAVTRIGEHEWPLRITPTVRAALTELAALYGLEPDFDDVALLLDKLGPAAKLVEATVRNSANPTMLDAGYKVNVIPGDAHAHIDGRFLPGGEEEFESTLDRLTGPDVDWEYVHREVALQAPVDAPLFARMRSAVEEFAPGAHVVPYCMSGGTDAKQFSRLGITGYGFAPLRLPEGLDYQALFHGVDERVPVEALRFGVRVLDRFLRTA; from the coding sequence ATGGCTGACCAGCGCGCGCTGGACGAGGTGGTCGAGTTCACCTCCGAGCTGATCCGGATCGACACCAGCAACCGGGGCGGCGGCGACTGCCGGGAGCGGCCCGCCGCCGAGTACGCCGCCGAACGCCTGGCCGGCGCGGGCCTGGACCCGCTGCTGCTGGAGCGGACCCCCGGGCGGGCCAACGTGGTCGCCCGGGTCGCGGGCACCGACCCGTCCGCCGACGCGCTGCTGGTCCACGGGCATCTGGACGTGGTGCCCGCCGAGGCCGCCGACTGGAGCGTGCACCCCTTCTCCGGCGAGGTCCGCGACGGCGTGGTCTGGGGGCGCGGTGCCGTCGACATGAAGAACATGGACGCGATGATCCTGGCCGTGCTGCGCGGCTGGGCCCGGCAGGGCGTACGGCCGCGCCGGGACCTGGTCATCGCGTTCACCGCCGACGAGGAGGCCAGCGCGGAGGACGGCTCCGGGTTCCTCGCCGACCGGCATCCCGAGCTGTTCGAGGGCTGTACGGAGGCCGTCGGGGAGTCCGGCGCCTTCACCTTCCACGACGGCACCGGGCGCGAGATCTACCCCGTGGCGGCGGGGGAGCGGGGCACCGGCTGGCTGCGGCTCACCGCCGGCGGCCGCGCCGGGCACGGCTCCAAGGTGAACCGGGAGAACGCGGTGACCCGGCTCGCCGCCGCCGTCACGCGTATCGGCGAGCACGAGTGGCCGCTGCGCATCACACCGACGGTACGGGCCGCGCTCACCGAACTCGCCGCGCTGTACGGCCTCGAGCCCGACTTCGACGACGTGGCTCTGCTGCTGGACAAGCTCGGCCCGGCGGCCAAGCTGGTCGAGGCGACCGTCCGCAACAGCGCCAACCCGACGATGCTGGACGCCGGTTACAAGGTCAACGTCATCCCCGGTGACGCGCACGCCCACATCGACGGACGCTTCCTGCCGGGCGGGGAGGAGGAGTTCGAGTCGACGCTGGACCGGCTCACCGGACCCGATGTGGACTGGGAGTACGTGCACCGCGAGGTGGCCCTCCAAGCCCCGGTGGACGCACCGCTGTTCGCCCGCATGCGCTCGGCCGTCGAGGAGTTCGCGCCCGGCGCGCACGTCGTCCCGTACTGCATGTCCGGCGGCACCGACGCCAAGCAGTTCTCCCGGCTCGGCATCACCGGCTACGGTTTCGCCCCGCTGCGCCTGCCCGAAGGACTCGACTACCAGGCGCTGTTCCACGGCGTGGACGAACGCGTGCCCGTGGAGGCGCTGCGGTTCGGCGTCCGCGTCCTCGACCGCTTCCTGCGGACGGCCTGA
- a CDS encoding ATP-binding SpoIIE family protein phosphatase, producing MDRGSERDASPGRGRGDTAAGRIPLAVVIVDRAGLVSHWSSGAGRMFGTGREEAVGQPVADLLPVSGALPDELPPDGYDGYDGPGPDLETSLGTHTGYPTAGRARLTPPERRDDERIDVLWWAYPLVGPGPSRLLVLAADATRLREARGHLDEGTERIAPGFARHTELPTAADLERRLPEILPNMGPGLGARIVSQVLELGYPVLEFSQYERVPVTPYWGVPRRPGRSDSVVPRPRSEPLIPAEALADLEYAAVRERLEFLNEVSSGIGTSLDLGETIREVTSAAVPRFADFAGTHLRSAVLAGEGFPDGPPDASTVMHRVWVEHDDEPGRWDDTVPVGEAFAFPEHTPFYQCMVTGEPVLIPSISEELGNRISGEFEKRDLRPLINGRSLLIVPLKARNVVLGFMVLLRRADRLPFDGMDRTTGAELAARAGLVLDNARMYTYQENVAETLQDSMLPQVTPRMAGCDVATRYLPGIRLGRIGGDWFDTVKLPGSRTALVVGDVMGHGLNSAAMMGQLRTAVQTMATLETPPAQLLRNLDDLARRLGENYLATCLYAVYDPIRGELQIANAGHIPPVLVRAADGGSELLDLPTGAPIGVGGVPFEVTTVRVAPGDRLVLCTDGLVEVRGSDIGDGLAALCESAAHPAASMDAACDTIIRALNTRGGRKDDVALLMARLNGIPDDHVAQWRLDADPREVSRARHLVQGQLLKWGLPQAVDTALLLVSEVVTNAVRHGGGGPVGLRVVRTDALLFEVTDEEPELPDMRTAGPDDEAGRGLRVVSRLAKEWGATASGHHKTVWFEQALIP from the coding sequence ATGGACCGTGGCAGCGAGCGGGACGCGTCTCCCGGCCGCGGCAGGGGTGACACCGCGGCCGGCCGGATTCCGCTGGCCGTGGTGATCGTCGACCGCGCGGGCCTGGTGTCCCACTGGAGCAGCGGCGCCGGGCGGATGTTCGGCACCGGCCGGGAGGAGGCCGTCGGGCAGCCCGTCGCGGACCTGCTGCCCGTCTCGGGCGCCCTCCCCGACGAACTCCCGCCCGACGGGTACGACGGGTACGACGGGCCCGGCCCCGACCTGGAGACCTCCCTCGGCACGCACACCGGCTATCCGACCGCGGGCCGCGCCCGGCTCACCCCGCCCGAGCGCAGGGACGACGAGCGGATCGACGTGCTGTGGTGGGCCTACCCGCTTGTCGGACCAGGGCCCTCCCGGCTGCTGGTGCTCGCCGCCGACGCCACCCGGCTGCGCGAGGCCCGCGGCCACCTCGACGAGGGCACCGAGCGCATCGCGCCCGGCTTCGCCCGCCACACCGAACTGCCCACCGCCGCCGACCTGGAGCGCAGGCTGCCCGAGATCCTGCCCAACATGGGGCCCGGACTCGGCGCCCGCATCGTCTCCCAGGTGCTCGAACTCGGCTATCCGGTGCTGGAGTTCAGCCAGTACGAGCGGGTGCCCGTCACCCCTTACTGGGGTGTGCCCCGGCGCCCCGGCCGCTCTGACAGCGTTGTCCCCCGCCCCCGCTCCGAGCCCCTGATCCCGGCCGAGGCCCTCGCCGACCTGGAGTACGCGGCCGTGCGTGAGCGGCTGGAGTTCCTCAACGAGGTCAGCTCCGGCATCGGCACCTCGCTCGACCTCGGCGAGACGATCCGCGAGGTCACCAGCGCCGCCGTGCCCCGGTTCGCGGACTTCGCGGGCACCCACCTGCGCTCCGCCGTCCTCGCGGGCGAGGGCTTCCCCGACGGGCCGCCCGACGCCAGCACCGTGATGCACCGGGTCTGGGTCGAGCACGACGACGAACCCGGCCGCTGGGACGACACCGTCCCGGTCGGCGAGGCGTTCGCCTTCCCCGAGCACACGCCGTTCTACCAGTGCATGGTCACCGGTGAACCGGTGCTCATCCCCAGCATCAGCGAGGAACTGGGCAACAGGATCTCCGGCGAGTTCGAGAAGCGGGACCTCAGGCCGCTCATCAACGGCCGCTCCCTGCTGATCGTCCCGCTGAAGGCGCGCAACGTGGTCCTCGGCTTCATGGTGCTGCTGCGCCGCGCGGACCGGCTGCCGTTCGACGGCATGGACCGCACCACGGGCGCCGAACTCGCCGCCCGCGCCGGGCTCGTGCTCGACAACGCCCGCATGTACACCTACCAGGAGAACGTCGCCGAGACCCTCCAGGACAGCATGCTGCCGCAGGTCACCCCGCGCATGGCCGGGTGCGACGTGGCGACCCGGTACCTGCCCGGCATCCGGCTCGGCCGGATCGGCGGCGACTGGTTCGACACCGTCAAACTGCCCGGCTCGCGCACGGCGCTGGTCGTGGGCGACGTCATGGGCCACGGGCTCAACTCGGCCGCGATGATGGGCCAGTTGCGCACCGCCGTCCAGACGATGGCCACGCTGGAGACCCCACCCGCCCAACTGCTGCGCAACCTCGATGACCTGGCCCGCCGGCTGGGCGAGAACTACCTCGCCACCTGTCTCTACGCCGTCTACGACCCGATCCGCGGCGAGTTGCAGATCGCCAACGCGGGCCACATCCCGCCCGTGCTGGTGCGCGCGGCGGACGGCGGCAGCGAACTGCTCGATCTGCCCACCGGCGCACCCATCGGCGTCGGCGGGGTGCCCTTCGAGGTCACCACGGTGCGGGTCGCGCCCGGTGACCGGCTGGTGCTGTGCACGGACGGCCTGGTCGAGGTGCGCGGCTCGGACATCGGGGACGGGCTGGCCGCGCTCTGCGAGTCCGCCGCGCATCCGGCCGCCTCGATGGACGCGGCCTGCGACACGATCATCCGCGCGCTGAACACCCGTGGCGGCCGCAAGGACGACGTGGCCCTGCTGATGGCCCGGCTCAACGGCATCCCCGACGACCACGTGGCCCAGTGGCGGCTGGACGCCGACCCGCGCGAGGTCTCCCGCGCCCGGCACCTGGTCCAGGGGCAACTGCTGAAGTGGGGCCTGCCACAGGCGGTGGACACCGCGCTGCTGCTGGTCAGCGAGGTCGTCACCAACGCCGTACGGCACGGCGGGGGCGGCCCGGTCGGGCTCCGGGTGGTCCGCACCGACGCCCTGCTGTTCGAGGTCACCGACGAGGAACCGGAGCTGCCCGACATGCGCACCGCCGGGCCGGACGACGAGGCGGGCCGGGGGCTGCGCGTGGTCAGTCGGCTCGCGAAGGAGTGGGGCGCGACGGCGAGCGGGCACCACAAGACGGTGTGGTTCGAGCAGGCGCTGATCCCGTAA
- a CDS encoding MerR family transcriptional regulator yields MRIGELAALVGVTTRAVRHYHHVGLLPEPTRRANGYRSYTLRHAVLLARIRRLTELGLSLDEVRDVLADDAGRELAEVLRELDADLARQEREIRRRREVLADLLAGPLTPDAPLSPGLAALLRAAPDTTSPAAAKDREHLVLLDTVAGGDAVYAALHPLSEDPAVLELYQRLDELADAPADDPRIAVLAEEMSAAVPDEVLAAIPVSGRATPDFGAALLADYPPAQAEVVRRVMNTLVTRMDRSRS; encoded by the coding sequence ATGCGCATCGGAGAGCTTGCCGCGCTCGTCGGAGTCACCACACGAGCCGTACGCCACTACCATCACGTCGGCCTGCTGCCCGAACCCACGCGGCGGGCCAACGGCTACCGCTCCTACACCCTGCGGCACGCCGTGCTGCTCGCCCGTATCCGGCGGCTGACCGAGCTGGGCCTCTCCCTGGACGAGGTGCGGGACGTCCTCGCCGACGACGCCGGACGCGAACTGGCCGAAGTCCTGCGGGAACTCGACGCCGACCTCGCCCGGCAGGAGCGGGAGATCCGGCGGCGCCGCGAGGTGCTGGCGGACCTGCTCGCGGGACCCCTCACGCCGGACGCCCCGCTGTCGCCCGGCCTCGCCGCGCTGCTCCGGGCCGCCCCCGACACCACGTCGCCCGCCGCCGCCAAGGACAGGGAACACCTGGTGCTGCTGGACACGGTGGCCGGCGGGGACGCGGTGTACGCGGCCCTGCACCCCCTGTCCGAGGACCCGGCGGTGCTCGAGTTGTACCAGCGGCTGGACGAGCTGGCGGACGCCCCCGCGGACGACCCCCGGATCGCGGTGCTGGCCGAGGAGATGTCCGCCGCCGTCCCCGACGAGGTACTGGCCGCGATCCCCGTCTCCGGCCGGGCGACCCCCGACTTCGGGGCGGCGCTGCTCGCCGACTATCCGCCCGCGCAGGCCGAGGTGGTGCGCCGGGTGATGAACACGCTGGTCACCCGGATGGACAGGAGCCGGTCATGA